In Microtus pennsylvanicus isolate mMicPen1 chromosome 12, mMicPen1.hap1, whole genome shotgun sequence, the following proteins share a genomic window:
- the Fem1a gene encoding protein fem-1 homolog A, whose translation MDLHTAVYNAAHDGKLQLLQKLLAGRGREELDELLGEVAGGGTPLLIAARRGHLDVVEYLVDHCGASVEAGGSVHFDGETIEGAPPLWAASAAGHLAVVRSLLRRGASVNRTTRTNSTPLRAACFDGHLDVVRYLVGEHKADLEVANRHGHTCLMISCYKGHREIARYLLERGAQVNRRSAKGNTALHDCAESGSLEILQLLLGCHARMERDGYGMTPLLAASVTGHTNIVEYLIQEQPGHGHLSGVELPREGSTQGASSGRSTPEEAEPYESCCPTSREAAVEALELLGATYVDKKRDLLGALKHWRRAMELRHQGGDYLPKPEPQQLVLAYDYSREVTTPQELEALITDPDEMRMQALLIRERILGPSHPDTSYYIRYRGAVYADSGNFERCIRLWKYALDMQQSNLEPLSPMTASSFLSFAELFSYVLQDRSAKGNLGMQLGFPDLMGVLSKGVREVERALQLPKEPGDSAQFTKAIAIILHLLYLLEKVECTPSQEHLKHQTVYRLLKCAPRGKNGFTPLHMAVDKETTNVGRYRVGVFPCLHVVRVLLDCGADPDSRDFDNNTPLHIAAQNNCPAIMDALIEAGAHMDATNAFKKTAYELLDAKLLAKSTVQPFNYVTLQCLAARALDRNKVPYKGFIPEELEAFIQLH comes from the coding sequence ATGGATCTGCACACGGCGGTGTACAATGCGGCGCACGACGGCAagctgcagctgctgcagaaGCTGCTGGCCGGCCGCGGGCGGGAGGAGCTGGACGAGCTGCTGGGCGAGGTGGCGGGCGGCGGCACGCCGCTGCTGATCGCGGCGCGCCGCGGACACCTGGACGTGGTGGAGTACCTGGTGGACCACTGCGGCGCCAGCGTGGAGGCGGGCGGCTCGGTGCACTTCGACGGTGAGACTATCGAGGGCGCGCCGCCGCTCTGGGCCGCGTCGGCGGCGGGCCACCTGGCCGTGGTGCGGAGCCTGCTGCGCCGCGGCGCCTCAGTCAACCGCACCACCCGCACCAACTCCACGCCGCTGCGCGCCGCCTGCTTCGACGGCCACCTGGACGTGGTGCGCTACCTGGTGGGCGAGCACAAGGCCGACCTGGAGGTAGCCAACCGCCACGGCCACACGTGCCTCATGATCTCCTGCTACAAGGGCCACCGCGAGATCGCGCGCTACCTGCTGGAGCGCGGCGCGCAGGTGAACCGGCGCAGCGCCAAGGGCAACACGGCCCTGCACGACTGCGCCGAGTCCGGCAgcctggagatcctgcagctgctgctggGCTGTCACGCGCGCATGGAGCGCGACGGCTATGGCATGACCCCGCTGCTGGCCGCCAGTGTCACCGGGCACACCAACATCGTGGAGTACCTCATCCAGGAGCAGCCCGGCCACGGGCATCTCTCGGGGGTGGAGCTGCCCAGGGAAGGGTCCACCCAGGGGGCAAGCAGCGGCCGCTCCACTCCTGAGGAAGCAGAGCCTTATGAGAGCTGCTGTCCCACCAGCCGTGAAGCGGCCGTGGAGGCTTTGGAGCTGCTGGGAGCCACCTACGTGGATAAGAAAAGGGATCTGCTCGGAGCCCTGAAGCACTGGAGAAGGGCGATGGAGCTCCGCCACCAGGGTGGGGACTACCTCCCCAAGCCCGAGCCCCAACAGCTGGTTCTGGCCTATGACTATTCCAGGGAGGTGACCACGCCCCAAGAGCTGGAGGCCCTCATCACAGATCCTGATGAGATGCGGATGCAGGCCCTGCTGATACGGGAGAGGATCCTGGGCCCCTCGCACCCTGACACTTCCTACTACATAAGGTACCGGGGTGCTGTCTATGCAGACTCTGGAAATTTCGAGCGCTGTATCCGTCTTTGGAAGTATGCCTTGGATATGCAGCAGAGCAACCTGGAGCCGCTGAGCCCCATGACGGCCAGCAGCTTCCTGTCATTTGCGGAGCTCTTCTCCTATGTGCTGCAGGACCGCTCCGCCAAGGGCAACCTGGGCATGCAGCTTGGTTTCCCCGACCTCATGGGTGTGCTCAGCAAAGGGGTGCGGGAAGTGGAGCGGGCCCTGCAGCTGCCCAAGGAGCCGGGGGACTCGGCGCAGTTCACCAAAGCCATCGCCATCATCCTCCATCTACTGTACCTGCTGGAGAAGGTGGAGTGCACCCCTAGCCAGGAACACCTCAAGCACCAGACAGTCTACCGCCTGCTCAAGTGTGCCCCGCGCGGCAAGAACGGCTTCACCCCACTGCACATGGCAGTGGACAAGGAGACCACCAACGTGGGCCGCTACCGTGTGGGCGTCTTCCCCTGCCTGCATGTGGTCAGGGTTCTGCTGGACTGCGGGGCTGACCCCGACAGCCGGGACTTCGACAACAACACTCCGCTGCACATTGCTGCTCAAAACAATTGCCCAGCCATCATGGACGCGCTCATCGAGGCCGGGGCCCACATGGATGCCACCAACGCCTTCAAGAAGACTGCCTATGAGCTGCTGGACGCCAAGCTGCTGGCCAAGAGCACCGTGCAGCCCTTCAACTATGTAACACTGCAGTGCCTGGCCGCCCGTGCCCTGGATAGGAACAAGGTCCCATATAAGGGCTTCATCCCAGAGGAGCTGGAGGCCTTCATCCAGTTGCACTGA